In the genome of Candidatus Hydrogenedens sp., the window ATCCATAAGAGGTTTTAAAGCGTCTAATTTTTCCTGCAAATCTTCCTTAAGAACTGCACTTGCATAACGCGTCATAATGTCCTTGTTTTTTGAACTATTATAAGAGCCATAGATTAACCCTATAACAACACATAAAAGGATAAATACGATTGAAAATATATACAAATACAAATTTTCTTTTATGTGTGTCCACCAAATAAGTAGTTGATTTTTAGGTTCATCAATGTTTGGTAAAATGTCCTTTACTTCTGTCTTTCTTTTCTTCTGTCTACGAATAGGCATAAATACAAATTCCCTTTCTTTTTTTTGTTTTTCAGGTTAAGGATTATAATGATTAAGAGTGGTCAGAATAAAATTACAAAAGAGAACTCCAGGATTTTATTTTCCAGCCATTAGGCTCTTTTTGCAGGGAAATTATAACTTTACCCTGCACATTTACAGGAACACCTTGAACCGGGTCATACGGTTCAGCAACAGTTCCAAAGGTATCTATTATTGTTGCATTGTTCCCTTCAATTTTTATCTCTGGAGTTGCTCTTGTAATTCGAATAACTCTGTAATCTCTAACTATACTCTGAAGATATTCTCTAATATCATTATATTTCCGATTCTGTTCATCTCGATATTCAAGCGAAACATAATCCATTACTTTCTTAACCTGTTTACGCTCTATTAGTCTTTCCACTGTATCTAAAACAGTAATGATTTTTTCCTGTTCCGTAGGAGAATTTTTACTTATAAAAGGAATATCTATCTTCTTTACGGTGCCACAGGAAAAAAATAAAAGAGATAGATGCAAAGAAAGAACTAATAGAATAAGTAGAAAATATGTATCTTTTAATTTTCTATCTCTTGCTATTTTCATTGAACAAATTTTATTCTGATGGTGTTAAAGTTAATATCAACTGTTTGGGTCTTCCTAATCCCTGAGGTCTAACATTTACCTGTAATTTTTTGCCCTCTTTAGAATAATTTAACTGAACTCCATCGCCTTGAATTACATTTTCCAATTTCCAACCATATTTAGGGCATTCTTTCACATAAAATTGTGATATATCATTGGCATCGGCACGAATAGAATATACCATCCTACCTACTTGTAATGTGCTTGATTCGTAAACATAAGAACGCTCAAAATCTTCTTTTACTTTATCTGGCAATGGAACATCTTTAAATCTTTGAGGGCCGGGAACAAGTGTTGTGCCTTCTGCTGGTAATGTGTCTGTGTTTTGTGCTTTGGTTTCATCCAATAACTCAACAGGAGGGGGTTGTTCTTTTTTCTTTTTCCATGGCATAGAACCACACCCCAAAGACACTAATAAAGTTGAAAGTGTTAAGATAATTACCGCTATTGAGAAATATTTCTTTACCTTTTTCATTCCTTTATCCTCCTAAGTTGATATTTATGCAGATTTTAATAAAGCATATAAAAGTAACAAGGGCATAATCAAACTCTTTATCAGTCATTTACATTAATTGTTGGCGGCCCTTCTTTTCCTGTCGTTTTTTCATAATAACCTTTACCTGAACGGACATATTTTGTAAAGCCTTTTTCTGCAAGATTTTTATCACTCAACATTTGTTTTGCCATCCGCTCATTAGCCCAACCTGCAATATGCACAGGCTTAAAAACTCGAACTACTTTTTCTCCTGTTTCGGGATGAAATTTTAATGGAGGTTCATCTGCCTTTTGAAACACTTCTATAATTTCACCTTCGGTACCATCTTCATGAATTACCTGATAAGTGTATAAAGGCATAACCATTCCTCCTTTCCAAAATTATATTTTATTTCACAATTTCAGAGGATGTTTCTTTTCATATTTGTCAATCAATTCTTCATATCGCAATGTAAGACCTATTTGGTCCCATCCATTTAATAAACGCTCCTTGAGAAACGAATGGATGTCAAAATGGATTTGTTTCCCATCTGGTTTTGTAATTCTTTGACTAACCAAATCTATTTCTAACATATAATTTTCCTGTGAACGGACTTCATTAAAGAGTTGGTCAATAATTTCCGGTGAGAGCGTTATAGGCAAAATTCCATTATTAAAACAATTGTTATAGAAGATATCTGCAAAAGATATTGCCAAAATACAACGGAAACCATAATCTTTTAATGCCCATGGAGCATGTTCGCGTGATGAACCACAACCAAAATTATCGCGTGTCAATAAAATAGTGGCTCCTTTATAACGAGGTGCGTTCATCTCAAATTGTGGATTGGGTGTTTTTCCATCATCGAGATAACGCCAATCGTAAAAAAGAACATCCTCATAACCTGTTCTTTGTATTCTTTTCAAAAACTGTTTTGGAACTATCTGGTCTGTATCCACATTTCTTGCATCTAAAGGTGCTACAATTCCTTTCAATATAGTAAATTTTTCCACTTCTTTATCTCCTCTAATCATTAAATTTCCATTTGCGAATATCAACAAAATGTCCCATAATAGCACATGCTCCTGCCATTGCTGGACTAACAAGATGTGTTCTTCCCCCTTTACCCTGACGACCTTCAAAATTACGATTTGAGGTAGATGCACATCGTTCCCCTGGATTTAAACGGTCATCGTTCATTGCGAGACACATAGAACAACCCGGCTCTCTCCATTCAAAACCTGCTTCTATAAAAATATTGTGTAAATGTTCCTGTTCTGCTTGTTTCTTAACTAACATTGAACCGGGGACAATGATTGCTTGTTTTATTCTTTTGTTTACCTTATAACCTTTAATGACTTTAGCCACTTCTCTTAAATCTTCAATTCTTCCATTTGTGCAGGAACCGATAAATATTTTATCTACTTCTATGGCTTCAATAGGTGTTCCTTCCTCAATACCCATATATTTGAGTGCTTTTTCAATTGCATTCCTGCGGTTTGTATCCTGTATTTCTTTTAACACAGGAACTCTACCCGAGATAGGAGCAACCATTTCAGGAGAGGTTCCCCATGTTACTTGAGGTTCTACATCTTTAGCATTAATTATTATAGTTTTATCATAAGAACAACCCGTGTCCGATGCCCAGGACAACCATAGATTTACAAGTTCTTCCTCAGGAATATGTTTAGGAATATAAGGTCTTCCAAGCAGATATTTAACTGTGGTTTCATCAGGAGAAATTAGCCCAGCCCTTGCTCCTCCTTCTATTGTCATGTTACATAAAGTCATACGACCTTCCATAGAAAGTCTTTTGACCACTTCCCCTGTATATTCAATAACATAGCCTGTTCCTCCATCTGTTCCTATTTTTCCAATAATATGTAAAATAAGATCTTTTGCCGTAACTCCTAAAGGTAACTCTCCTTCTATACGGATTTCCATTGTTTTTGATTTTCTTTGCAATAATGTTTGCGTAGCGAGGACATGCTCCACTTCACTGGTTCCAATACCGAATGCAAGTGCACCGAAAGCCCCGTGCGTTGAAGTATGCGAATCTCCACAAACAATTGTCATTCCGGGTTGTGTCAATCCTAATTCAGGACCCACCACATGAACAATACCATTCCGTGGGTCATGCATATCGAAACATTGGATACCAAATTCCTTGCAATTATTTTTTAATGTTTCTACCTGTAATGCAGACATTGGGTCTGCAATCGGTTTATCACGATTGGTTGTAGGGATATTATGGTCCATCGTAGCAAAGGTTAAATCGGGACGACGAACCTTTCTACCAGCAATTCTCAATCCCTCAAATGCTTGTGGTGAAGT includes:
- a CDS encoding zinc ribbon domain-containing protein — its product is MPLYTYQVIHEDGTEGEIIEVFQKADEPPLKFHPETGEKVVRVFKPVHIAGWANERMAKQMLSDKNLAEKGFTKYVRSGKGYYEKTTGKEGPPTINVND
- the leuD gene encoding 3-isopropylmalate dehydratase small subunit, with amino-acid sequence MIRGDKEVEKFTILKGIVAPLDARNVDTDQIVPKQFLKRIQRTGYEDVLFYDWRYLDDGKTPNPQFEMNAPRYKGATILLTRDNFGCGSSREHAPWALKDYGFRCILAISFADIFYNNCFNNGILPITLSPEIIDQLFNEVRSQENYMLEIDLVSQRITKPDGKQIHFDIHSFLKERLLNGWDQIGLTLRYEELIDKYEKKHPLKL
- the leuC gene encoding 3-isopropylmalate dehydratase large subunit; this encodes MPKNIYEKIWDAHLVYTPEDQDPIIYIDRHYIHEVTSPQAFEGLRIAGRKVRRPDLTFATMDHNIPTTNRDKPIADPMSALQVETLKNNCKEFGIQCFDMHDPRNGIVHVVGPELGLTQPGMTIVCGDSHTSTHGAFGALAFGIGTSEVEHVLATQTLLQRKSKTMEIRIEGELPLGVTAKDLILHIIGKIGTDGGTGYVIEYTGEVVKRLSMEGRMTLCNMTIEGGARAGLISPDETTVKYLLGRPYIPKHIPEEELVNLWLSWASDTGCSYDKTIIINAKDVEPQVTWGTSPEMVAPISGRVPVLKEIQDTNRRNAIEKALKYMGIEEGTPIEAIEVDKIFIGSCTNGRIEDLREVAKVIKGYKVNKRIKQAIIVPGSMLVKKQAEQEHLHNIFIEAGFEWREPGCSMCLAMNDDRLNPGERCASTSNRNFEGRQGKGGRTHLVSPAMAGACAIMGHFVDIRKWKFND